One Rhodococcus sp. P1Y DNA window includes the following coding sequences:
- a CDS encoding murein biosynthesis integral membrane protein MurJ — translation MTGSDIPYEGENPRTRLPAAQVFRRTAPPRQAPWERDGYGRPRGQEFGWQPVREMRSYPAPPSPDGGPAPDNSVTQLIPRFRDEDYPPVAPQPAAEPDEPAPKTQKSLMAATGSIAVATLVSRITGFFKQIVMLAILGGAIASSFTSATILPNMISELVLGAVLTAIVVPVLVRAEMEDSDGGASFVRRLFTLAFTMLAVVAVIATISAPLLSEMLIEDDAKVSSELTTALSYLVLPAILFYGLSGLLTAILNTRQNFRPGAWAPVWNNLVVLGIFSLYFLVPGEITLNPVEMSDPHILILGLGVTAGVVTQVMALIPALRREKIDLRPLWGFDARLKAFGGMAAAIILYVVISQLGLVFATRISAAADESGPAIYSQAWILLQLPYGILGVTVLTAIMPRLSRNAANGDTPAVVDDLSVATRLTLVTLVPIVVFLTFAGPWVGEALFGFGNFKDEAPRLGEAVSWSAFTLIPYALVLIHLRVFYAREQAWTPTWIILGITGVKIALSALAPVFAQNDQQVVLWLGVANGFGFVVGACIGGFLLHRSLGDLRMINIGKTIWMVLIASAAGGTAMLAIDRIADLGALTDPLGMIGAILRVAVCAVLMLGITFGILWFGRIPEVLAVTVALRKLVDKVRGKSGPVPEPVASVPAERILAVTSAPAWDTARDRLPYPGPRRTGTPSSSHLFERGGRMGQPGDHTREGVRVTDDEVAGGPAKSATNGAERAPGGVEVDERANTARAAAASSTSAASEDSSSDTPSSTDSDADESTVGSEKSAAPVTEKTSAATEKPAPRAAEAKPTQRAEAKPTEQTEAKPTEAKPTAAEAKSGEAAEAKPAPAQGEAVDTSASSKNPKTLDATEALNITDETEPAGPKAAGPDSGGPDSGGPGAKTAPAAATGGNSAAPSVAPPAGGDIRGLRGPKLIPGASVAGGRYRLLAPHGGARGLKFWQAHDVKLDREVALTFVDADQQATNLSADRPEGPQAILSRTLRLGRINSPGLARVLDVVRGSSGGIVVSEWTPGRSLREMADTVPSPTGAARAIKALAAAAEAAHRSGGALSIDHPDRVRISTSGNAVLAFPATLADADPGSDVRGLGAMLYALITARWPLTDPTARPDAQVRSVGGMKIADRDASGNAVEPRRIRPDVPFEISAVAVRALEQNSGIRTAATVQHVLDQAAVVNDKTDLMPALRLGQRAPGATGHSLADPEEIAAQQQRSRNTNIALAVLGVLTVVVLGFAGYWLFTSIAGGSTDEPLTQQDFGLTTPETVPPAPGAPGAPVPAPAAAPVAIDSVEVFSPQGSADNAATASNAADGDPSTEWASDSYFQPFPSLKNGVGLLATLPSSQVLTSASVTSPSPGTVVEIRSAPSDSPSLSDTTVIGQATLGNGVTEIPLQASEPTSHVLLWITGLSTDSGRNQSSIAEFGFTAQS, via the coding sequence ATGACAGGTAGTGACATCCCGTACGAGGGTGAGAATCCGCGGACACGGCTGCCCGCAGCCCAAGTGTTTCGTCGCACCGCTCCGCCTCGTCAGGCACCGTGGGAGCGCGACGGCTACGGCAGGCCGAGGGGCCAGGAGTTCGGCTGGCAACCGGTGCGCGAGATGCGCAGCTATCCGGCTCCGCCGTCGCCCGACGGTGGGCCTGCACCGGACAACTCCGTCACCCAGCTGATCCCGCGGTTCCGGGACGAGGACTACCCTCCTGTCGCGCCACAGCCGGCCGCCGAACCCGACGAGCCCGCGCCCAAGACGCAGAAGAGTTTGATGGCGGCGACGGGATCGATCGCCGTCGCGACCCTGGTCAGCCGTATTACCGGGTTCTTCAAACAGATCGTCATGCTGGCGATTCTCGGCGGGGCGATTGCGAGTTCGTTCACCTCCGCGACGATCCTGCCGAACATGATCTCCGAGCTGGTCCTCGGTGCAGTCCTCACCGCCATCGTCGTCCCGGTTCTGGTTCGCGCCGAAATGGAAGATTCCGACGGCGGTGCGTCGTTCGTACGAAGGCTGTTCACTCTGGCGTTCACCATGCTCGCCGTTGTCGCGGTGATCGCGACCATCAGTGCGCCCCTGCTCAGCGAAATGTTGATCGAGGACGACGCAAAAGTCAGCAGTGAGCTGACCACGGCTCTGTCCTATCTGGTTCTCCCGGCAATACTCTTCTACGGCCTGTCCGGGCTGTTGACCGCAATCCTGAACACTAGGCAGAACTTCCGGCCCGGTGCGTGGGCACCGGTATGGAACAACCTCGTCGTCCTCGGCATCTTCTCGCTGTACTTCCTGGTACCGGGCGAGATCACGCTGAACCCGGTGGAGATGAGCGATCCGCACATCCTGATCCTGGGTCTCGGCGTGACGGCAGGCGTGGTGACACAGGTGATGGCACTGATCCCGGCATTGCGCCGCGAAAAGATCGATCTGCGTCCGCTCTGGGGTTTCGACGCGCGTTTGAAGGCTTTCGGTGGCATGGCGGCCGCGATCATTCTCTATGTCGTGATCAGCCAGCTCGGTCTGGTGTTCGCCACCCGAATCTCCGCAGCTGCCGACGAGTCCGGCCCTGCCATCTACTCGCAGGCGTGGATCCTGCTGCAATTGCCGTACGGCATCCTCGGCGTCACCGTCCTGACGGCGATCATGCCGCGCCTGAGCCGAAACGCCGCCAACGGTGACACCCCTGCGGTGGTCGACGACCTGTCGGTTGCTACCCGACTGACCCTCGTCACACTCGTGCCGATCGTAGTGTTCCTGACGTTCGCAGGCCCGTGGGTGGGCGAAGCACTGTTCGGGTTCGGCAATTTCAAGGACGAGGCACCGCGGCTCGGCGAGGCCGTCAGTTGGTCGGCCTTCACGCTCATTCCCTACGCACTCGTGCTGATCCACCTCCGTGTCTTCTACGCCCGGGAACAAGCCTGGACGCCGACGTGGATCATCCTCGGAATCACCGGCGTCAAGATCGCGCTGTCGGCACTGGCGCCGGTCTTCGCACAGAACGATCAGCAGGTCGTGCTCTGGCTCGGCGTAGCCAATGGTTTCGGCTTCGTCGTCGGTGCGTGCATCGGCGGATTCCTGCTCCATCGCAGTCTCGGCGACTTGCGGATGATCAACATCGGTAAAACGATCTGGATGGTGCTCATCGCATCGGCCGCAGGTGGCACGGCGATGCTCGCTATCGATCGGATCGCCGATCTGGGTGCATTGACGGATCCGCTCGGGATGATCGGTGCCATCCTACGGGTCGCCGTCTGTGCGGTTCTCATGCTCGGCATCACCTTCGGCATTCTGTGGTTCGGGCGCATTCCGGAAGTGCTCGCGGTGACGGTTGCACTGCGTAAACTCGTCGACAAAGTCCGCGGCAAGTCGGGGCCCGTCCCCGAACCTGTCGCTTCGGTCCCGGCCGAACGCATACTCGCCGTCACATCTGCCCCTGCGTGGGACACTGCACGCGACCGACTCCCGTACCCTGGTCCTCGGCGGACCGGGACGCCGTCCTCGTCGCATCTGTTCGAACGGGGCGGACGCATGGGGCAACCCGGGGATCACACGCGTGAAGGAGTGAGAGTGACCGACGACGAAGTGGCTGGGGGGCCGGCCAAGTCCGCGACCAACGGCGCCGAGCGAGCACCTGGTGGAGTCGAGGTGGATGAGCGGGCAAACACAGCTCGTGCTGCCGCGGCGTCATCCACGTCGGCTGCGAGCGAGGACTCTTCGTCCGATACGCCTTCCTCCACCGACAGCGACGCCGACGAGAGCACCGTCGGTTCCGAGAAGTCTGCTGCCCCGGTGACCGAAAAAACTTCTGCTGCAACGGAAAAGCCAGCTCCCCGTGCCGCCGAGGCGAAGCCGACTCAACGGGCCGAGGCGAAGCCGACCGAACAGACCGAGGCGAAGCCGACCGAAGCAAAGCCGACCGCTGCTGAAGCAAAGTCCGGCGAGGCTGCCGAAGCAAAGCCGGCCCCGGCGCAGGGCGAAGCCGTCGACACTTCGGCGTCTTCGAAGAACCCGAAGACTCTGGACGCCACGGAAGCTCTGAACATCACCGACGAGACCGAACCGGCCGGGCCTAAAGCGGCCGGACCTGATTCGGGTGGACCTGATTCGGGTGGACCTGGTGCGAAGACGGCCCCCGCTGCGGCAACGGGCGGAAATTCGGCCGCCCCTTCGGTCGCACCACCCGCAGGTGGCGACATTCGCGGGCTCCGCGGTCCCAAGCTCATTCCCGGTGCGTCGGTCGCAGGCGGCCGCTATCGTCTGCTGGCCCCACACGGCGGCGCACGAGGGCTGAAGTTCTGGCAGGCGCACGACGTCAAGCTCGATCGCGAAGTTGCACTGACCTTCGTCGATGCAGATCAGCAGGCCACCAATCTCTCGGCGGACCGGCCCGAAGGCCCTCAGGCAATTCTCTCGCGCACGCTGCGCCTCGGGCGCATCAATTCACCCGGGCTTGCACGTGTTCTCGACGTTGTCCGGGGCAGCTCCGGTGGAATTGTCGTGTCCGAGTGGACGCCTGGCCGGTCGCTTCGCGAGATGGCCGACACGGTGCCCTCTCCGACCGGCGCTGCGAGAGCGATCAAAGCACTCGCGGCCGCCGCTGAAGCAGCTCACCGTAGTGGCGGTGCGCTCTCGATCGACCATCCGGATCGAGTTCGCATCAGTACCAGCGGCAACGCCGTTCTCGCATTCCCCGCGACCCTCGCCGACGCGGACCCTGGTTCCGATGTTCGTGGTCTCGGTGCCATGTTGTACGCCCTGATCACAGCGCGATGGCCGCTGACCGACCCCACTGCTCGGCCCGACGCTCAGGTCAGGTCCGTCGGTGGCATGAAGATCGCCGATCGGGACGCGAGCGGCAACGCCGTCGAGCCTCGCCGGATTCGGCCGGACGTTCCCTTCGAGATTTCTGCGGTCGCAGTTCGCGCGCTGGAGCAGAACAGCGGCATCAGAACCGCCGCGACCGTTCAGCACGTGCTCGATCAAGCTGCAGTCGTGAACGACAAGACAGATCTGATGCCTGCGCTGCGGTTGGGCCAGCGAGCACCCGGTGCGACCGGGCATTCGCTCGCAGACCCCGAGGAGATCGCGGCTCAACAGCAACGGTCGCGGAACACCAACATTGCTCTCGCCGTGTTGGGCGTGCTCACCGTCGTTGTTCTCGGTTTCGCCGGCTACTGGCTGTTCACGTCCATCGCTGGGGGCAGCACGGACGAACCCCTCACGCAGCAGGACTTCGGCCTGACGACACCCGAGACCGTACCTCCGGCCCCCGGGGCCCCGGGAGCACCGGTTCCGGCACCTGCGGCAGCGCCGGTGGCAATCGATTCCGTCGAGGTGTTCTCGCCCCAGGGAAGTGCCGACAACGCGGCGACGGCATCCAACGCAGCGGACGGCGATCCGTCGACAGAGTGGGCATCCGACTCGTACTTCCAGCCATTCCCCTCTCTGAAGAACGGCGTGGGCCTACTCGCGACGCTTCCGTCTTCCCAGGTCCTCACCAGTGCTTCGGTGACATCGCCTTCTCCTGGAACCGTGGTGGAGATCCGGTCGGCACCGAGCGATTCGCCGAGCCTGAGCGACACGACGGTCATCGGACAGGCGACGCTGGGCAACGGTGTCACCGAAATCCCGCTCCAGGCGAGCGAGCCCACCAGCCACGTGCTGCTGTGGATCACCGGTTTGAGTACGGACAGCGGGCGTAATCAGTCCTCCATCGCGGAGTTCGGATTCACCGCGCAATCCTGA
- a CDS encoding DUF6049 family protein translates to MVRLPKVTAAALTALMLALTCTGVAAAQDTEDPSTSAEVTYQSSETDLPETTKGTQFLNLSVDTVAPGTVTTSSEPFVTVRATVTNTGDRRVDDISVRMQSADAVERPEELRTALSLDQQEYGSVGEFQLVAGSLERGASAEFVISMPLRSAVGPSLGVQQPGVYPVLLNVNGTPEYGGTARLDDARFLLPVTGVPRDPTVPDPASPDAAPRPPSTADPVATTLMWPLADKPRLAAGLPGSLDEKVRLVDDELAGELVSGGRLDELLQSVEFATTDQLDPEGRLAESICLAIDPDLLVTVSNMTRGYLVVDDPNDPKGPAREGAGRDAASNWLSRLENLAQSTCVTALPFAQVDLDTLGNVGDASLVSTAIESPSDIVDAILGVTSVRGVVWSSTGQLGETGAAAVRSTGPRTALLADNSIAPGASGSVARVVGGSTADAELNATVFDAATATALAGVGDVPATPAYTPDDQRYDLASDSRTARLQDALGAITYHALAPVTAAERALTIAPPQYWTAGGDEPDAILGTVSSLLRSGLATPRPFGELAAAQPTGLPVETRTIRQSDRDVDLEDRVRAQSKRIEALRGSLVEDPQSALTPRLFTAPLREDLLRTIGTADRSVDSVAASNSARDRMDVSEQGLDAVFSSVTVLAPGGVYTLASEQSPLLLVARNDLPVGVNVRLKVDAPPVMRVSDVGSMALPARGSRTITVPAEVDDSRNLSVDFSLTTLDGQQLGEPSTVSVRSNAYGQALAIITACAGVLLLLLAGRRLWHRFKGQPDPADEGYERP, encoded by the coding sequence ATGGTGAGGCTCCCGAAGGTCACTGCGGCCGCATTGACCGCGCTGATGCTTGCCCTGACGTGCACTGGCGTCGCCGCAGCTCAGGACACCGAGGATCCCAGTACGTCGGCGGAAGTGACGTATCAATCGAGTGAGACCGATCTGCCGGAGACAACCAAGGGCACTCAGTTTCTGAACCTCTCGGTCGATACCGTCGCTCCCGGAACCGTGACCACCAGCAGTGAGCCGTTCGTCACGGTCAGGGCGACCGTCACCAATACCGGTGACCGACGCGTCGACGACATCAGCGTCAGGATGCAGAGCGCAGATGCCGTCGAAAGGCCCGAAGAGCTTCGCACCGCACTGTCCCTCGACCAGCAGGAATACGGATCCGTCGGCGAGTTCCAACTCGTCGCAGGCAGCCTCGAGCGGGGCGCGAGCGCGGAGTTCGTCATCTCGATGCCGCTGCGCAGTGCCGTCGGACCTTCGTTGGGTGTCCAGCAGCCTGGGGTGTATCCGGTGCTGCTCAACGTCAACGGAACCCCCGAATACGGCGGAACCGCACGGCTCGACGACGCGCGTTTTCTACTGCCCGTCACCGGCGTCCCTCGCGATCCGACGGTCCCCGATCCGGCGTCTCCCGACGCCGCGCCCAGGCCCCCGAGCACTGCCGACCCGGTGGCCACCACGCTCATGTGGCCCCTCGCAGACAAGCCACGCCTCGCCGCCGGACTCCCCGGATCCCTGGACGAGAAGGTCCGTCTCGTCGACGACGAACTTGCGGGTGAACTCGTCTCGGGCGGGCGCCTGGACGAGCTACTGCAGTCGGTGGAGTTCGCGACGACGGACCAACTCGATCCCGAGGGCCGATTGGCGGAGTCCATCTGTCTGGCCATCGACCCCGATCTGCTGGTCACCGTGTCGAACATGACGCGCGGCTACCTGGTCGTCGACGATCCGAACGACCCGAAGGGCCCAGCCCGCGAGGGCGCGGGTCGCGACGCGGCGTCCAATTGGTTGTCGAGGCTGGAGAACCTGGCGCAATCGACGTGTGTGACGGCGCTTCCGTTCGCGCAGGTGGATCTGGACACGCTCGGGAACGTCGGCGACGCGTCCCTGGTGTCGACCGCCATCGAATCGCCCTCCGACATCGTCGACGCCATCCTCGGGGTCACCTCGGTCCGCGGGGTCGTCTGGAGTTCGACGGGTCAGCTGGGCGAGACCGGTGCCGCCGCCGTCCGGTCGACGGGCCCCCGAACCGCGCTTCTGGCAGACAACAGCATTGCGCCGGGTGCGTCGGGGAGCGTTGCCCGCGTCGTCGGGGGCAGTACTGCCGACGCCGAGTTGAACGCGACCGTGTTCGACGCCGCTACGGCGACGGCACTGGCAGGCGTCGGTGACGTCCCGGCCACGCCGGCGTACACGCCGGACGATCAGCGGTACGACCTGGCGTCGGACTCGAGGACCGCGCGTCTCCAAGACGCTCTTGGCGCGATCACGTACCACGCACTGGCGCCCGTGACGGCAGCCGAACGCGCCCTGACGATCGCGCCACCCCAGTACTGGACGGCGGGCGGCGACGAACCGGATGCAATTCTGGGAACCGTCTCCTCGCTGCTGCGTTCGGGCCTTGCCACTCCGCGCCCGTTCGGAGAGCTTGCTGCCGCGCAGCCCACCGGGTTGCCCGTCGAGACCAGAACGATTCGGCAGAGCGACCGCGACGTGGACCTCGAAGACCGAGTCAGAGCGCAGAGCAAGCGGATCGAGGCTTTGCGGGGCTCGCTGGTCGAGGACCCACAGTCGGCCTTGACCCCGCGGTTGTTCACCGCCCCGCTCCGCGAGGACCTTTTGCGCACGATCGGTACGGCCGATCGTTCCGTGGATTCGGTGGCAGCGTCGAACTCCGCCCGCGACCGGATGGACGTTTCCGAGCAGGGGCTCGACGCGGTGTTCAGCTCGGTGACCGTTCTGGCGCCCGGAGGCGTCTACACGCTTGCGTCGGAGCAAAGTCCGCTACTCCTCGTCGCTCGCAACGACCTACCCGTCGGTGTGAACGTTCGACTGAAGGTCGATGCGCCGCCCGTGATGAGGGTCAGCGACGTCGGATCGATGGCTTTGCCGGCCCGAGGCAGCAGAACGATCACCGTGCCCGCCGAGGTCGACGACAGCCGCAACCTCTCCGTCGACTTCTCGCTGACCACTCTCGACGGCCAGCAATTGGGCGAACCGTCGACGGTATCCGTACGGTCGAACGCATACGGACAGGCATTGGCGATCATCACCGCGTGCGCCGGTGTACTTCTCTTGCTGCTGGCAGGACGCAGACTGTGGCATCGGTTCAAGGGTCAGCCGGACCCCGCCGACGAAGGATACGAAAGGCCATGA
- a CDS encoding NUDIX hydrolase, which translates to MSAGERANRSRRNPRRRNARADGDKPRLRTVRETSAGGLVVDGLDGPPSLRCAALIGRTDRRGRLLWSLPKGHIEQGETAEQTAMREVAEETGIQGSVLASLGSIDYWFVTEGRRVHKTVHHYLLRFLGGELSDEDVEVTEVAWVPLTELSSRLAYADERKLAAIASQLIEGMAGPDAETPVGRE; encoded by the coding sequence GTGTCTGCTGGCGAACGTGCGAACAGGAGCCGCCGCAACCCGCGGCGGCGAAACGCGCGCGCCGATGGTGACAAGCCCAGGCTTCGTACCGTTCGGGAAACCTCTGCCGGGGGCCTGGTCGTGGACGGTCTCGATGGCCCTCCCTCGCTGCGGTGCGCGGCACTGATCGGTCGGACGGATCGCCGGGGACGCCTGCTGTGGTCCCTGCCCAAGGGCCATATCGAGCAAGGCGAGACCGCCGAGCAGACCGCAATGCGTGAAGTTGCCGAGGAGACGGGTATCCAGGGATCGGTCTTGGCGTCGCTGGGGAGCATCGACTACTGGTTCGTCACCGAGGGCCGTCGCGTCCACAAGACGGTGCATCACTATCTTCTGCGTTTTCTCGGCGGTGAGTTGTCGGACGAGGACGTGGAGGTCACCGAGGTTGCCTGGGTCCCACTCACTGAGCTGTCTTCGCGGTTGGCCTACGCCGACGAACGCAAGCTGGCCGCCATAGCCAGCCAGCTGATCGAGGGTATGGCAGGGCCGGACGCCGAGACGCCCGTCGGCAGGGAGTGA